One Neisseria sicca genomic region harbors:
- a CDS encoding alpha-ketoglutarate-dependent dioxygenase AlkB family protein, translating to MTLDLFPETANPHANLLPYDGIVSNFGRIFTIAEADRYFEILQRDIPWRHDEAVIYGKHIITAREVAWYGDTSYNYGYSGANRIALPWDGVLPELKNRVEAAIADICPTHFNSCLLNRYNNGNEGMAWHSDEGQGLVKDSAIASLSLGATRKFAFKHKESKEKREMWLEHGQLIVMHGETQKHWLHTILKSTRIQEPRINLTFRVMKG from the coding sequence ATGACGCTTGACCTCTTCCCAGAAACCGCCAACCCGCACGCCAACCTGCTGCCCTACGACGGCATCGTCAGCAATTTCGGACGGATTTTCACCATCGCCGAAGCCGACCGTTATTTTGAAATTTTGCAGCGCGATATTCCCTGGCGGCACGACGAAGCCGTGATATACGGCAAACACATCATCACCGCCCGCGAAGTCGCGTGGTACGGCGACACGTCCTACAACTACGGTTATTCCGGCGCAAACCGCATCGCCCTGCCGTGGGATGGCGTCTTGCCCGAACTCAAAAACCGCGTGGAAGCCGCCATCGCCGACATCTGCCCCACCCACTTCAACTCCTGCCTGCTCAACCGCTACAACAACGGCAACGAAGGCATGGCGTGGCACAGCGACGAAGGGCAGGGGCTGGTCAAAGACAGCGCCATCGCCTCCCTCAGCCTCGGCGCAACGCGCAAATTCGCCTTCAAACACAAAGAAAGCAAGGAAAAACGCGAAATGTGGCTGGAACACGGTCAGCTCATCGTCATGCACGGCGAAACGCAGAAACACTGGCTGCACACCATCCTGAAAAGCACCCGTATCCAAGAGCCGCGGATTAATCTGACGTTTCGGGTGATGAAAGGATAA
- a CDS encoding MFS transporter yields MSQQTPTSPAPRDWLLLIGGSTYKFTLTGFYLVALVAILKNHGYSLNQLSWIHLIGGIEAAKVLFAALMERRPAGRFGRFRGWLLAATLGLSVVFGLMACTDITQNFPLLLACCVLLSAMSAVYGCAMLGLSCIVLPHRERGFGGVIQTMAARGGKMIGGALVLWLYQEYGQTAAGFMLAFTLLMLLQLLCYREPESPTAQGGLTALAARLVSFWRRPETGWRWLVLLFTVAAPYAFAAATFVPKLADLGFTPKQTGGILAVGIPVACLIVTPLSGWFSRNYPRRKLVFLLYALQLPLLASMTAIDALARVHPWLPPAQIIALSLSYTLLLPVILALVMDKSDRATAALDSSLQFSVVLLGSYAAGFAALRLAKSVGYADAYWAAVGLAVLVGGLLYACRSLFDSDEPS; encoded by the coding sequence ATGTCCCAACAAACCCCGACATCCCCTGCCCCGCGCGACTGGCTGCTGCTTATCGGCGGCAGCACCTACAAATTCACGCTGACCGGTTTTTATCTGGTCGCGCTGGTCGCTATTTTGAAAAACCACGGTTACAGCCTGAACCAATTGAGCTGGATACATTTAATCGGCGGTATCGAAGCGGCGAAGGTGTTGTTTGCCGCGCTGATGGAGCGGCGGCCGGCGGGGCGGTTCGGGCGGTTTCGCGGCTGGCTGCTGGCGGCGACGCTGGGGCTTTCGGTGGTGTTCGGGCTGATGGCCTGTACCGACATCACGCAGAACTTCCCGCTGCTTCTGGCCTGCTGCGTTTTGCTCTCGGCCATGTCGGCGGTATACGGCTGCGCGATGCTGGGCTTGTCGTGCATCGTCCTGCCGCACCGCGAACGCGGCTTCGGCGGCGTGATTCAGACGATGGCGGCGCGCGGCGGCAAGATGATCGGCGGCGCGCTGGTGTTGTGGCTGTATCAGGAATACGGGCAGACGGCGGCGGGATTTATGCTGGCATTCACCCTGCTGATGCTGCTGCAACTCTTGTGCTACCGCGAGCCGGAAAGCCCGACGGCGCAAGGCGGTTTGACGGCGTTGGCGGCACGGCTGGTCTCCTTTTGGCGGCGGCCTGAAACGGGCTGGCGGTGGCTGGTGCTGCTGTTTACCGTTGCCGCACCGTATGCGTTTGCGGCGGCGACTTTTGTGCCCAAGCTGGCGGATTTGGGCTTCACTCCGAAGCAGACGGGCGGGATTCTGGCGGTGGGCATTCCTGTTGCCTGCCTGATTGTGACGCCGCTGTCGGGCTGGTTTTCGCGCAATTATCCGCGCCGCAAACTCGTGTTCCTGCTCTACGCGCTGCAACTGCCGCTTTTGGCGTCCATGACCGCCATCGACGCGCTCGCCCGTGTCCACCCTTGGCTGCCTCCCGCGCAAATCATCGCCCTGAGCCTGAGCTACACGCTGCTGCTGCCGGTGATACTGGCGTTGGTAATGGACAAATCCGACCGCGCCACCGCCGCACTCGACAGCAGCCTGCAATTTTCCGTGGTTCTGCTCGGCAGTTACGCGGCCGGTTTCGCCGCCCTGCGGCTGGCAAAGTCGGTCGGCTATGCCGATGCGTATTGGGCGGCGGTGGGCCTAGCCGTATTGGTGGGCGGGCTGCTGTATGCGTGCCGAAGCCTGTTTGATTCAGACGAGCCGTCATGA